In the Gouania willdenowi unplaced genomic scaffold, fGouWil2.1 scaffold_22_arrow_ctg1, whole genome shotgun sequence genome, tccctgaggggaaatatgttgatattaatgctgctctcaaacatctttatattacatatataataaaaaacgttttttgtttaaatgtatttgtaatatatttctagaatatttctaaataaatgaatttaaaaaaaaaaatgaatcatttgtgtgaataaaacagaaaacaaaatatccctgaacttattgattaaagtcaggtcatgttctccaccacagatcctggatcagtaccagtagtgggcggttaaggaagaattgttggtagaatcgtgcactttgggttaaaagcatgaaacttggcacatagatGGAATGAAcactactgattattttaggatgtggatccacctcagcaacctcccctagtggtcgttatggccattttttttaaaatggccgataatttattgaaatacatattgaaatccgtagccgagctcatgctgttttataaacacgtgtctgtttacatgtcaatcatgggagagagcttcctggaggtgtggcttctcctgctcagtcaaattcgtcatcaaagtgggaatgcgtcatcaaaatgtagcgaggtgtttgggctcaccctgtagtaaaaaaggagtaaaacaccctctaactaacgattgagggaattaattaaaaactatatttaggacatgtgtatgaagccctaataacactttatcatgtttaaagaacagaaaagttaatttagcttaacatgggccctttaaataaacattgttattgtcacactgactcagcatctgattttgggacacacacacacacacacacacacacacacactctgtatAAAATGATCCaattcagactaaatgttaaaatgaacagatttaaaatgagcttttatgacaaagtcgTTCCAAAGATCTTTACATTGTCAtctcattcaaataaaatgtaaataagtttagaatcaaacaagcagtatttactcaaAGGATTCTGGAAAATCTcaaaattagtcattaaagttgacattattatcattagaaactcactttggtctccaacgttgctcactgatgacatctgctggtcaacgttaatcaatattattaaagctactttagtcgtttctgacggtgcacgaggagattctgtagaatggtggagattctgcagcttttatcttagcctgagttactatgacaacctgtcaacattgagcttccatttttgCCTGAGTTGccagacaacctgtcaacattgagcttccattttagcctgagttgccatgacaacctgtcaacattgagccaTTCAAAGCtgccttttgtgattaaatgtttcACTAAGATCTataataaagggtggtaaaccagttgcgtccctgaatggtgatgcagtttcactaagattgcagcaatgattagcacACGTgtagaagtggtggagaccgccctatttaaatgagcgttttgctttttcaatgtggagacgtgagtgcacagaagcacacaatgacatttgaagaagttaaattggaaGCAGATCgtcttctctgtctgctgcacaaacatttattaatgtagaaaactaaataaacatgccctgtgatggactggcgccctgtccagggtgtaatGTGGCTGCTCTCGCCCtcaaacacactttactctgcatttgcTCATTTAGTGGCTgttaaatattgactattgttttatttaaattattttcttacactagaaaggttaacttttacatctctgctttgttttgtgtcaacattcagtgcagccatgatatctgtgtgtgagtttacaCCATTGATGCGTCGTCCCAAACATATATGACACCAGTCCAGAATTGATGGTAATGCATCAGAAATCTAGGCTTCAAACCACCAAATGCGTAGGACAAAGAAGATCTCATAACCAATAATGGAGTTTGCACCAGCAGAGGGAGCAACACAAGTACCAAGGAGCAACACAGGTTTGTCCGTcatctttaaaggtcccatgtcatgttattttcacacatctccatttgttctgagaaccccaaaaacatagtatttgaggtttattttcccaaactcgtctgttttccagagttttagcctctgaaaagtcactttctgagcaactctacacacacaggttgatttgaggcctgcttatgcatattcatgagtgggcgtgtctatagacgagacactgacttcctcctccccacactttatcatgtttaaaacacagaaaagttaatttagcgtaacatgggcctgggccctttaaataaacattgttattgtcacactgactcagcatctgattttgggacacacacacacacacacacacacacacacacactctgtatAAAATGATCCAATTtagactaaatgttaaaatgaacagatttaaaatgagcttttatgacaaagtcgTTTCAAAGATCTTTACATTATCATCTCATTCACACAAGAttattactaaatatgtaaataagtttagaataaaacaagcagtatttactcaaAGGATTCTGGAAAATCTcaaaattagtcattaaagttgacattattattagaaacttACTTTGTTCTccaacgttgctcactgatgacatctgctggtcaacgttaatctatattattaaagctactttagtcgtttctgacggtgcacgaggagattctgtagaatggtggagattctgcagcttttatcttagcctgagttactatgacaacctgtcaacattgagcttccatttttgCCTGAGTTGccagacaacctgtcaacattgagcttccattttagcctgagttgccatgacaacctgtcaacattgagccaTTCAAAGCtgccttttgtgattaaatgtttcACTAACATCTataataaagggtggtaaaccagttgcgtccctaaatggtgatgcagtttcactaagattgcagcaatgattagcaaacgtgcagaagtggtggagaccgccctatttaaatgagcgttttgctttttcaatgtggagacgtgagtgcacagaagcacacaatgacatttgaagaagttaaattggaaGCAGATCatcttctctgtctgctgcacaaacatttattaatgtagaaaactaaataaacaagttttttttttttttttttaaaaaacaactttaaaatgtaatgatattttttcccccttatttaatgtggctgctctctCCCTgaaacacactttactctgcattttctcatttagtggctgttaaatattgactattgttttatttaaattattttcttacactagaaaggttaacttttacaTCTCCgctttgttttgtgtcaacattcagtgcagccatgatctctgtgtgtgagtttacaCCATTGATGCGTCGTCCCAAACATATATGACGCCAGTCCAGAATTGATGGTAATGTATCAGAAATCTAGCCTTCAAACCACCAAATGCGTAGGACAAAGAAGATCTCATAACCAATAATGGAGTTTGCACCAGCAGAGGGAGCAACGCAAGTACCAAGGAGCAACACAGGTTTGTCCGTCATCTTTAAAGGTCTCATGTCATGTtaatttttcacacatctccatttgttctaagaaccccaaaaacatagtatttgaggtttattttcccaaactcgtctgttttccagagttttagcctctgaaaagtcactttctgagcaactctacacacacaggttgatttgcggcctgcttatgcatattcatgagtgggcgtgtctatagacgggacactgacttccttctccccacactttatcatgtttaaagcacagaaaagttcatttagcgtaacatggaccctttaaataaacattgttattgtcacactggctcagcatctgattttgggtcacacacacacacacacacacacacacacacacacacgcacacacgcacacacacacacacacacacacaaatccatGCACGTGAGCACGCAGGGCCAGAGTGGGTCTCACTTTCAGCCCTGGAGCTTCATACCTCAGACCCAGAGGCGTTGTAACGGGGTAGGCAACACAGGCAAATGCCTAGGGCCCCGAGCTGAAGGGGGCCCCCGAGGGACGGCAGATATAAGCAATACAACTTGAAACCCCCCGGACACATTACGGTTATACGTCAGGCACCTCCCTAATGGGGCACCAATACGACCGGTGTCACGTCTGAGTTCACATTGGTCTGAGTTTGATTATGAGCATGTGCACTACCAGAAAATGAATTCATGCTACTTCTgcttagcttttttctacttccaCCGTACTGAGGttaaaaattcaatttcaaagctaaggttCAAAGCTAATATTATTTGATGAGTGCTGAATGGCTTCTTttcttgtacaaaaatgtacaactgctcaatatacgaggcaggagaaatatgttttataatgtattatatgcagtttttattattacatgtattaagtttgtattaaaaatgttttatcatttattctatgcagtttttttattacatgtattaagtttataataaaattctatacaaaaagaaataatttattttccaaagaaacatgattataatatacattgcagtaaataacagttaacctaatgtaactttattttttaaatcagtataatCCAGCACAGGTACATGTCAGTACGTACTGACATTTTAAGAggatctcagtacgatgtgaactcagaccgtgacatcggtccctgcatcaacgtgctgatgttatcaaacacacactgataaaGTGAGGCAGACTTACCCACAGggctcatgaaaagaagaacaaacaagaacaagatgaaaataaaaaacatgatagtggtaagtgagaatgtgtaaactatgtgttacattatataaaaatagtttgtcccagttagtcccactcactttgtcccaaactcccagtcatccaccAGCACCAGAAAAGTTCACTGTAtatttaagtctgtgtaaagtgaattctgccattttcttctaaactcattcacaaagagtgtttatatgtatttattaatcattcataTTCAACAGTGTGGTTCTGTGGTATGACAAACTTAGAGCACATTCTTACTTTACACcaattttaacagttttattttaagaagTATTCCAGCTTTGCTTACATCATAAGTTTTGTTGCCaatggctgtgtacatactgtacatttataaccacacaataagttagtcctttgctgacaatattttctactagaataaagtatttgttgtcaaatggtaaaactgataCCAGCATCAATCCTACTCCTGCTGTCAGTTTAGTTTAGACTGTGTGActaattagggggccaagcccgcggggccagggaaccgcgtatgtaagcatccacggttcctaggaccagcggtgctaggaaccctattgtaatcgtaaggattattgttaccttttatttttcccccggtaaaagtagtgctgcaggctaaaccgtgcaaggtagggcgatgCCCCTTGGGGGTTGGGTCCAGAACACCCCgtgtaccttggacgcaaaaattcacatatgttcgccaacaggtggcgctataacaaaggtcaacacgaTTTGGAcgataactcccacaccgtttgttgcaaatttaaaaccttcatatccacagattccttgaatagcattgaatcacctgggctaggccacgcccatttccgcctaaacttttctggagcaaaattgcaaaaactggacaacctactttttcgaaatcCTCCTTgtggttttgtccaatcagcgtgaaacttggcacgtagagtcttcagttggacgtgatatacagttaataaaatgagtttgttcgggtaaattatgcgcaaattattagcgAGTAAAGTTTCCTAGCAAGctacaaaaatgcaaactggcgcatatctcggtcaaaataaatgctaacaacaccaaatctgagatccttagttggcatgtgactgtgaggaaatctgccaaatttgaatgatgtagaccactagggggcgctacaaataatgaatatttatatctcttaattggcacaaccaattgttaccaaatttggagggtatgaccttgggtccctcctgaggcgatatctcaaaagTTATTCccaattggtcaaagtgggcgtggctaatgacataataacataaataaacaaacatttatttctgctgaattattatgttgagggcagtgaaatttacagggtagatatagaagaccacacagaccacccataccaaaaactgccccactaggtggcgctataattgcaaaaacattttagcctttaactttcacaatttaattcatatcttcataaaattcatatccacatgttccttacatagagtcgcattttctgacataggccacgcccactcccacagcacattgctctttgtaagtcactatatatcacaaacttattttttcaaattagtccttggggttttgtccaatcggcatgaaacttggcacgtacagtcttcatttggacctgatctagagtttagcaaaaaattttgttcgggcaaaatatgcgcaaaatattaacaagtaaagttttctagcgagctataaaaacacaaactgttgcatatcttgatcaaaataattgctaacaccaccaattcttagatccttggttgccatgagacagtgggggtatgagccaaattttaaaaaattaggcctctagggggcactgcaattatgagaaatttatatctcctaaatggcacaactgatttttaccaaatttggtgggtatgaccttggttcGCTCCTGGGACCGGATCTCGAAGTTAATCACGATTGgccaaagtgggcgtggcttattactacataacatataaataaacaaacctttatttcagctgaagtattatgttgagcgatgtgaaatttacagggtaactatagaagagcacacagatcacccataccaaaaagtgcaccacgaggtggcgctataatgggtgcaaacacattttggtctgtaactttcacttttttaatcacatctcccaaaacttcatatccacctgttcacagcaaatggcacgttggcctgtgtcctgacgctcgccacgagcccgtcatccttcgtgacgtactttcaGGGGCTCCACGAAACCTGGGGTCtgagtcgcgcgggaaggcttggccccttttcataactgcttgcagttctagtttgtATTTAGAATTAgaagataatataatatatctataaatgttctgctatagtctaaatgatacattaaataaaatgttaacatgaagcattaaagttattactgcaaattaatgttcattaattattccatacatatctcaatgtttagtgtttgtgtagcaTGTACATTATTACTTTATGTAAAccaaccaaatacattgtgtttttcttttttctaacaacaacaacaacaacaacaaacctctCTACATAAAAGTAggaacttatttagtttaacttttcaaaatacattttaacgtttaaaatatatcatatcaaaatatatcaCATGTGGTCATATCTGATTTAATgtgacaacacaaacatttgtctTAAACATTTGCTTCAACGCATTCCATCACCACCTCTtcatctctcacacacacacacacacacacacacacctttgtctGGAGGAGGAAAAGCAGCAACGTGAAGTAATAAAAGCAACAAATTCTCTCACATTCCAGGTTTTAATCTCAATTTGTTTAGGATGACGTCCTAAAGCCTTTGTTAGTGCTACACACAGATCTACATTAATGTGCTTTAAGAGACAATCCTGTGGCACAGGAGCTCACCAGGATGTGTGAGTTcctgacaggtgtgtgtgtgtgtgtgtgtgcgtgtgcatgtgtgtgtgtaaagctgactcatgactgtagccaatcaggaagcagctgtaATTCTACGTTTCATCAGTGACACgttgaaatatctcaaacatggcgACTGATagaatattacattatttttatttcctgacTTTACTGAGTTGGAGCTCCGCCTTCAGGTGGCGTTCAAGGTCACTTTTTTAAGTAGGAAGTTGTAAAATCCTGAGTTGTTTTGAATGCATAGACTGATATCTGTGATAAGAGAAAACgtgtaattttttgttcttgtttgtttttctcttcatttaaaatcaggatccagttttacacagaaatgtctcacattaatgttttgggagaaaatgacacatttacatgttatttttcactgaaGGCGACTGAATATTCAGTAAATTTAGCAAATGGACAAATAGGCCAAATTTCACCATAATCTCATttaaaatctaataatcatgaaatatctgcatgacacggactaaaccatgtttgggatcatatcacatttctgtgtatgttttcctgtaaaacaaatatctgagtgTTTAGTGAGTTTAGCTAACAGACGTTAGTAAACGTAAAGTTACAGAAACAGAGGAACACTTGGTACGACCcaaagaaaacagaacaaatgaaaagaaatagaaGGAATGGAACGTTTCGTTCTTCCACTGAAATTGTGAcattacagttttgtttttattgctaacaagcattggttgaaactgaagtcacatgttccaaACTCTAAACACAGCCTGTATATCCATCAGTCATCTCAGCTCAACAGTTAATGTCATCCActaaagtgtttctcaccaacaaaacacttgatacacgtctcaaaagaagctcattcaaccacaacactaacaaataaacacactttagaaACACACATTGTCATTGTGAGCACACTGAACTtctaaatactaacaacaaagagctttacatcaaatacatctgatctttcaactttacatgatttttgtattattttgggctgaatttgagaaaatctgagtctttaatcgttctccacgtaaagtttgtttctgtttttctgtccacattcacacaaataAGGGTCTACATGGTGGTAAAATACATCAAGGTCTTAACAAAACATTTGTCTAGTGCAAAGAAATGCAATTTTTGCCATAATTGCAAGTTTTTGACAAGATTCTTTCACTGTCActgatgtttccatgcaggaaaatagcaacaaaatgtgaaatgagatcaaattgttggttatcttttactgaggccaaaatgtttgataattccaggggatctattgggggatttaccatactgttacagattggtacaaagtgcacagccatgtccagctcatcatgtcaatcagggagatctgctgcacctgtagagtttgactgtgaataattgATCCAAGTACTTACATcaattattcacagtcaaactcaagctttaaagaaggccagcacatggtgcagaaccttctgaatccaatttctcacagcaactgaatgaagagtgaaaatcctccttatatagtccagtccagctgattgtcaacaactcacagtcgtgctcaactctacaggtgcagcagatctccctgattgacatgatgagctggacatggctgtgcactttgtaccaatctgtaacagtatggtaaatcccccaatagatcccctggaattatcaaacattttggcctcagtaaaagataaccaacaatttgatctcatttcacattttgttgctattttcctgcatggaaacatcagtgacagtgaaagaatcttgtcaaaaaattgcaaatatggtgaaagttgcattttttttgcactaGACAAATGTTTTGTTCAGACCTTGATGTACTTTACCACCATGTAGACCCTtatttgtgtgaatgtggatagaaaaacagaaacaaactttatgaggagaacgattaaagactcagactttctcaaattcagcccaaaataatactgaaataaagtacatattaaaaatactagttaattacagtgtttaagtggattaaattaaagcagaattaagtgtttacaagatagaggaattatttaattcagaattgaagTTGGAATGAACCAGCCACCTaaatcagatttaagtttaatttgggattcaatttgcattaggaattaaatgtttagaaGGTGAaattaaagatgatttaacttttattctgaattaaagaggaattaaagctcaaacgtaaacgtggccagtgacaaagaaaaaaataagttgattgaataaaaaaagtactgaatAATAAGGACATCAgtggaaatgtaaaattatcccctaaaaaataatactcaagtaaaatttCAGTCATTAACTAaatttgttcacactgtatgtactgtatatatatatatatatatatatatatacaaattcccaacaacaaacagatataaaatacttgaaatatatacttttttaaaaaacttaaaaatatctattatttacaaatttacaaactATTTTACAAATAGCAAATTCAGCCCTGTGATGAGAGTGGAGGAAAGAGGTTCCTCATTTCccactttatttactttttgccATAATTGCGCTCCTCCAGTAAAGCCCTCCACTCATCATAGGACTGAGTCTCAGTCTCTTCACAATACCAGTTGCCAAAATACTGGCGATGTGTAGGAGGGTTCCTGTCCTTTTTGCACTTGCTGCAAACTATAGTGTCtttctttttggtgtattttcttttaaaaatacctgACTGCTCTGCCTCCATTTGTCTTTTCCTATACTGCTGTGTGGTGTAGGGAACCGCTTGAGGTGTTACCTGTGTCTGAAATGTTAGAGGGGAAGTAATTAAGGGTTTTGGAGGGGCAGGTGGAACAGGATGAAAAAAGAGCAAtgtctgtggtggtggtggtggtggtggtggctgAGGTGGTGGTCTTCCTTTAAGTTGTGCCTGCCCAGCAGTGTTCGGTGGCAGCACAAAAGGATGACGCTGAGCTAAAGAGccaaatgtaaaagtttgtcctTTCTGCAGGGCAGGTGGAAGTCTTGATGAAGCTGCCATTGGGGCCTGTAAAGCTGGAAGACCCTGCTTTAAAATATCCTGCTCCTGTGCCTTGCACcgcctacagtacctatgaaaacacaaaataatttatatgaaaacaaaagtttctacattgtaaaatgcacaaaaaatgtaatcttgCTTTTGATGTGATTTACATGAGACAAATATGTCCCCGAGGCCTTAATCTGGAATATGTAATAAAGTttcataaacaacaaaaaaaagtctcatAATTAGTGGTCAACAAAATCAGCTCtacataaaatatgtatatttatataaatcctACTCACCACTGTGAAACTGTTGCAGCATTTACTTCAGGCAGCTGTATAGTGGTCTCGCTCATCAGCCTGGCGTTTCTGACTACGCACTCCCTGATGTTTTTGTACGTGCGTATCACCACAGTGTATCTtgacagcttctttccctcacagCGCACAGTGCTCGGGTAGATGGCAAAAAGCTTGACAAAGATCGCCTCAACCACTCTGTTGCAGTCGGGCCACTGTGCAGGACTGTGAGAAAATAATGTatgctttaaaaacattacaataatgtgtgacttacattatatttaactttttttttacataacccAGATATTGTGTTTTCCTAGTTTAATTCACCTTTTGGTGCTCTCCACACCTGGAGCCACAATCTTCTTCGTAGCCCGGAATCGTCCCTTGCTCAGGCTGGTCTGGTGTCGAGCTGGttagacagttttttttttgtcatactcCCCCAGTTCCTGCCCCAGAGCAATGACCTGACTACATTCCTCCTGAGTCAGCGCAAGACGGTGGTCTCTTAGTCCAGCCAAGTAATCAGCCAGATCCTGCACTGCGCCATACCCTTCAATGTTATCAGGGCCAACCCAAtcctaacaaaaacaaaaacaagaaaaaagaaccACTGATGACAGCAGTGCACACTCATCAATCCaagcaattctttttttttctttaaggtaAACAACTTCTTACATGGCATGAGGAGGAGTGTGGAGATGGATCAGTAGATGGCGCTGATgctaaaagaaaaagacaagtaTTTAgtgtaaaacattttcaatttaaaaaaataagcaaaacgtGAGATTTTAGAAACAGTTGTGTAAAACTCACTAGACTGTTCTGCAGGAGAAACTGTTTGTGTGGAATGGGGGAGCAGAGCGGTCACAGCAGGTGAAGGAGCTGCAGAAGCTGATGATGAGGCGACATGTGACTGAGTCACTGGCAACAGAGGGATAACGGGGGGAATGGGAGGCACAAAGGCAGTAGCCTGAGGAGATGGAGGTGCTGAGGAACCAGGAACAGCTGCAGATGCTTGTGAGGTGAGAAGTGCTTGCTCTGCCTCTAGTGTGGGTACTGTCATGTCCTGTGAAGCCCTCATCTATCTCAACTTCAGTGGTCTCAGACTCTTCAATGACCACTTTGTGGTCCTGCAGAACTTTGCCAGTTTGCTGATAGAGGTATTCCACACCTAAAAGCTCACCTTCAAAATGATGATttaacaaaacaagacaaaaaaagaaaagaaaagaaaagaaaaagcacaaacaagaacacaaaaaaagttaaacattaGATGAAAGCATAAGTTGAagaaatcaaaaacaaacaatcatatAACAATAATCAACCTGTGTATTGTCTTGGCCCGACATAAGGGATGATCTTTTCGCCCAGAACCTCCTCTGCTAGGGTGTTAGCAGCATGACGGAGCAGATGGTTGTATGAGCACGACTGCTCATCCTTTGATGCTGCCACAGCCCGGTCCTCATTCCACCTTGATAGCCCATCCAAAAGATAGGCCTGGAAGAAGACATCACTTGCCAGGGTCCCTATAAAGTAATTCAGAaaacagagaataaaaaaat is a window encoding:
- the LOC114459012 gene encoding uncharacterized protein LOC114459012, which codes for MSEIVKSQKKHVTCIQDPQGIQLYLQTGNVLKGGHRLPTYRCARGSTSLESFHLHLNRFIPGTLASDVFFQAYLLDGLSRWNEDRAVAASKDEQSCSYNHLLRHAANTLAEEVLGEKIIPYVGPRQYTGELLGVEYLYQQTGKVLQDHKVVIEESETTEVEIDEGFTGHDSTHTRGRASTSHLTSICSCSWFLSTSISSGYCLCASHSPRYPSVASDSVTCRLIISFCSSFTCCDRSAPPFHTNSFSCRTVYISAIY